Below is a window of Geomonas oryzisoli DNA.
CTCGCGCGCCACCTCGACCACCTGCACCGGCGCCTCCGGCGAGATCCGTTCCGCGCGTCCCCAGAGGTATTCGTCCAGCATCAGGTCGCCGACGACCAGGGCGCGCACGGTCGCGGCGCGTTCGAAAAAGGATTCTACTTCACGTCTATCCATGCAGTCTCCTAAAGCCGTTCAACGTTCAACGTTCAATGTTCAATCGGCATCTTTGGCTAAAGTTTTACTGCAAAAATACGTTGTACCAGTAAAAAAAGGGCTAAGCCAAGTCTAGGCCTTACGCTGGCTGCTTTTCAGGAACCTGATAAACCCGTTTAAAATATTGCTTATTCTGTTGCACCGCTTCATCACCGTTTCGAAATTCTTTTGATCAAGATGACCGATATCGAGTCCCGCATACGCGAGGCTTTTGACTTCCGAGAGAGACCCACGAGAGATTATGAGATACTGGATGAACTCTTTGTTACTCCTCGATCAAATCCTTCTGCAATGTTGGACATCACCGAAACGGCAGCTCTTTGGATCTGGTCACGAAATCCGTAGTCCCTACACCCGCCAAGGTGTTGGTAGACTTCGCTCACCAACAGCCGTGCTTCTTTCCACGAATCAACATCTTCGAACCGCTGTATTCTCACGTCGCCACCTCCGGTACAGGTAAAGCAGTGTAGAAGTTAACGTCGAACGTTGAACGTTGAACGGCCTTAGATTCTGTCGAGTATTGCTGCTGCCAACAGCGGCAGCATGATCTCGTGATGCCCGGTGACGGTGTAGCCGCGGCTGGCGCCGGAGGTGGGACGCTTGACCACGTTGGTGAGCGGCCGGTAGTGCTGCTGCATGTCGAAATTGGCGGTGGTGAACCGGTCGACGTGGTGCCCCAAGTTCTGCGCGATGGAGAGGGCCTTCAGGAACACTTCGGGCAACAAGACGGCACTGCCGATGTTGAGATAGACGCCGCCGTCTCCCAGCTCGGAAACGACGGAGGTGAAAATCCGGAAATCTGTGAAGCTCGCGGCGCCCAAAACGGCGCCGTCGGCGGAGGGATGCTGATGGGTAATGTCGGTACCGATGGCAACGTGCACGGTGACCGGAATCCCTTTCTGAACGCACGCGGCCATCAGGCTCTGCTCTCGATAGGGCAGGCCACGCTCGAGGATCATCCGCCCCAGCGATTCGCCGTGCCCGAGCCCCTTTGCTACGCCCTGCTTCAGGGCCTCGTTGATCTGGGCGCCGGTCTCCTCGGCCATACCGAAATTCCCGGCATGCAGGACGGCGCCGACGTCCTCGCTGGTGGCGCCAATCAGGGCGATCTCGAAGTCGTGGATGGAACCGGAGCCGTTCAAGGCCACGGCGGTGATCACGTCGGCGTCGATGAGAGACTTGAGCACGGGCTGGAGGCCGCACTTGATGACGTGCCCGCCCATGGCCAACACCACGGGTTTCCCCTTGGCGCGGGCGGCGACGACGGCGTCGATGACGCCGTTCAACGCCTGGGAACCAAGCTGATCGGGCATGGCGGCCAAAAGCTCTGCGACGGTCATGCCGGGCTTGACCGGCTTGGCGAAGTGCTCCTGCACGTTCATCTTGTTCTTACGGGACGCTATCGGGTAGGTGCTGACACCAGAAAAATCGAGTGGCCGGTATTTCACAGCGATCCTTTCTGCAGCTTTGATGAGATTGGCTCTTGATGATGCTGAGGCAGCGTCGTCCCCTCCCCTGGAGGGGGAGGGACAGGGAGGGGGAAATCAGAGCACCCCCCTCCCAACCTCCCCCCGCTGGGGGGAGGAGCGGGAGGTATTAAAGCCCGTAGAACTCGCGGTACCAGGCGACGAAGCGGTTGATGCCGTCCTCGATGGAGGTGGCGGGGCGGAAACCGACGTCCCGCATCAGGTCGTCCACGTCGGCATAGGTGGCCGGAACGTCGCCGGCCTGGATCGGAAGCAGGTTCTTCTGCGCTTCCTTGCCCAGCGCCTTTTCCAGCACCTCGATGAACCTCAAAAGCTCGACCGGGTTGTTGTTGCCGATGTTGTAGATCTTGTACGGCGCGTAGCTGGTGCCCGGGTCGGGATGGGCGCCGCTCCAGGTGGAGTCCTTGGCCGGCACGTTGTCGATGACGCGGGTGACACCCTCGACGATGTCGTCGACAAAGGTGAAGTCGCGCTGCATCTTCCCGTAGTTGAAGACGTCGATGGGACGTCCCTCGAGTATCGCTTTGGTGAACAAAAAGAGCGCCATGTCCGGCCGCCCCCAGGGTCCGTACACGGTGAAGAAGCGCAGGCCGGTGGTGGGGATACCGTACAAGCTCGAGTAGGTATGGGCCATCAGCTCGTTGGCCTTCTTGGTGGCGGCGTAGAGCGAGACCGGGTGATCCACGTTGTGGTGCACGGAGAAGGGCATGACGGTGTTGGCGCCGTACACGGAGCTGGAGGAGGCGTAGACCAGGTGCTTGACGCCGTTATGGCGGCACCCTTCCAGGATGTTCATGAAGCCGGAGAGGTTGCTGTCCACGTAAGCGTAGGGATTGATCAGGGAGTAGCGCACCCCGGCCTGGGCGGCGAGGTTCACCACCACGTCGAACTGCTCGCGCTTGAAGAGATCCGCCATCCCGTCGCGGTCGGAGAGCTCCATCTTGACGAAGCGGAAACCGGGGGTCTCTTCCAGCTGCTTCAAGCGTCCGTATTTGAGGTTGACGTCGTAGTAGTCGTTCAGGTTGTCGAGACCGACCACTTCGACGCCGGCGGCCAAAAGTCTCTTGCTCAGGTGAAAGCCGATGAAACCGGCGGCACCGGTAACCAGCATCTTCCTCATGATTCCTCCTATGCCGCGGGGGGCGGCCAGATTTCTGGAATGGCACATATGTACTGGCTGCAACAGGAGGCCGGCATCCGGCGCCGGCTTTGGGCATCCAAGCGCCCGCGCTCACGGAGCGGCGGCGCCTGTTTCCGCCCTACCCGAGGCGGGGGGTGAAGGTGAACTCGCCCTTGCCCCTCAGGAGGTCCATCAGGAGCGGGCAGACCCCTTCGTCGTTCTTCTCGGCGTTGTAATCGGGGACCAGCTTGGTGTAGTGCCGGTCCACCACGCCGTCGTGGCACTTGGAGAGCAACGCGCCGAAGGCCTGCTCCAGTTCGGCATGGTCTATCTTGTAATTGACGATCTCGTCATAGCTGGTGGCGTCCCCGTACTTGAACACGCCGGGGAAGGACTGGTACCAGGTGTTGCCGAAGATGAGGGCCTTCTTCCCCTTGATGAGCGCCTCCCAGCCCACGGTCCCGGTGATGGTGCAGACGAAGAGGGAACGGTCGGTCAGGGTGTGGGTGTTGGCGAACGAGGGGAGAATCACCACGTTCTTGATGCGGCGCAGGCGGTGGTAGAAGAGCGGTCCCCTGTTGTAGGCTCCCTGCTTCGGGTTCTCCTTGACGTAGATCTTCACGTTCTCCGGCAGGATGCTGGCCAGGCATTCGATGGCGAGCGCCTGGTCCCTGAAGTAGCCGCCCAGCGCCGAGGTGGTCATCTCCGGCTGCAGTTGCAGCGGGAAGTAGACGAAGGGGACGTCCAGGTCGTACTCCGCCTTCTCGTACTGGATGATGTGCTCGAAATACTCCAGCTCGTTGACATGGAAAAACCGTGCGAACGGGTCGCGCCACTTGGGGAGCCGCCGGTAGATGTCGTTGGTGCGCTTCAGGATGTCGTACAGCTTGACGGGGTTCAACAGGTACGACGGTTTCTTGATGGCCAGGAAGGAGAGGATGTGGCCGATGGCCTTGGTCGTGATCTTCCCGGTCTGCCCCTGCTCCTGCTTCACGTTCTTCATGTAGAAGAGATCGATTTCCTTGTTCTTCTCGATGTGCGCCGGCGGCGCCTGGTGCTGCTTCGGTTCGAAGCCGCCGTAGGCGTCCATGGAGGGCATGGAGAAGTACTTGTTCGGGAACAGCGACTGGGTCACGATCACGATCTTCAGGCCGAGGCTCTTGCCGATCTGATACAGGATCGTGTCGTAGGCCAGGTGCGGCACGTTGAAGAACAGCATGTGGGTGATGTTGTTCTCGATCACCTTCTCGGCCATGACGTCGAACAGGATGTAGTAGTAGTCAAGGTAATCCTGCATGCAGGCAAGATTATGAGATTTATAGCAGAACTTTTCGTCCCTGCGATGCAGGTGGTCGATGAAGATGGAGATGTCCTTCTCGAAGTCGTCCCGGGTGATCACCGAGTGCAAGAGGCCGTTGAACTTCTGCCCGTCCATGACATGGGTCTTGCCGACCGCCTTGGTCCTCGTCATCCTGGTCATGGACGAGGCCTTGAGATCGGAGTCCTTGTCGCCGACATGCAGCAGGAACTCGATCTCGTCCTTGTACTGGTCCATGATCTTCTGCAAGATCACGCTAGTGTTCTTAGATGTGGAGACGCACAGGAGCCTCATTGCCATAATCTCAAAACCCTTTCTGAAAGTTGCATCGTCCGCGACGCCATGCCGCAGAGGGAAAAATGACCGGTGCTAGAGCCCGCCCAGGAGGTCGAAGGAGAGTGGCGTCCCCCTGCGGATATCGACCGCCGCGCGCTTGCCTAGGAAGGTCTCCAGGTACTTGGTGGGGAGACCGTTGCCCGGCCTGATGGCGCGGACGTTCTTTTCCGTGAACGGCTCGCCCGCCTTGACGTCCTCGACCACGTAGAGCGAGCGCCGGAACACCAGCGACTTCTTCTCCTTCTCGGTCGGCCCGTAGCTGATGGTCCCCAGCGACTGCCAGGCGCGCTCGGTCTCGACCACCAGGCTCTTCAGTTCCTCCGGCTCCAGCGAGAAGGTGGAATCGACCCCGCCGTCAGCACGGCGCAGGGTGAAGTGCTTCTCGATCACCGTGGCGCCGAGGGCCACCGCCGCCACGGAGACGCCGACACCCATGGAGTGGTCGGAAAGCCCGATTTCGCAGTCGAAGAGGTCTCTCAGGTGCGGGATGGTGCGCGCGTTGGTGTTTTCCGGGGTGCTCGGATAGGTGCTGGTGCACTTCAAAAGCACGAGGTCGCGGCAGCCGGCCTCGCGCGCCGCGCGCACGGTTTCGTCCAGCTCGGCCAGGCTCGCCATGCCGGTGGAGATGATCACCGGCTTCCCGGTCGCCGCCACCTTGCGGATCAGCGGCAGGTCGGTGTTCTCGAAGGAAGCGATCTTGTAGCAGGGCGCGTCCAGCTCCTCCAGGAACTCGACGGAACTCGCGTCGAAGGGGGTGCTGAAGCAGATGAGGCCCAGCTCGCGGCAGCGGTCGAAGATCGGCTTATGCCACTCCCAGGGAGTGTGCGCCTCCTGGTACAGGTCGTAGAGGGAGCGCCCTTTCCAGAGGCTCTTGGGGTCCTCGATGAAGAACTCCCCTTCCTTGATGTCGAGCGTCATGGTGTCGGCGGTGTAGGTCTGCAGCTTCAGGGCGTGCGCGCCGGAAGCTGCCGCGGCCTCGACGATCTCCAGGGCCCGCTCCAGGGACTGGTTGTGGTTGCCCGACATCTCCGCGATGATGAACGGCGCGTGGTCGGGACCGATGAACCTGCCGCCGATCTGGATAGAACTCATTGTGCTGCGCCCTCCCGGAATATCTTTGCCGCCAACGCTTCCTTGTTGGCCAGCCAGTTCTCTTTGAAAGTGCCGAAAACGACCACGTCCTCGTAGCGGCCGTTCTTCAGCACGTGCTGCACCAGGCGGCCTTCCTGCGCAAAGCCCAGGCGGGTGTGGTACTTGATGCTCCCGTCATTGAAGGCGAAGGCCTCGGCGCAGAGCTTCCTGAAGCCCTGCTTCTCGAAGATGTACTCCTGCGCGAGAAAGCCCATCACCGTGCCGCAGCCGCGCGGCAGCTCCACGTCACCCAGGTAGAAGCCCCAGTGGCAGCGGTTGGAGTGGCGGTCGATCTGGTTGAAGCTCTTCAGCCCGACCGGCCGGCCCTGGTACTCGAAGATGAGGGTGGCGGGGAATTCCGCGTCGCGGGTCCGGGCGAACCAGGCCCGGTGCTCTTCGGGAGCGATCAGATGGTCGGTGTACATGTAGGAGCGCACGCGCTCGGAGTTGCGCCAGGAGAGGACCAGGTCCAGGTCACGCTCTTCGATGGGGCGCAGGTTGAACTCTTCAGGGCGCATCTGTCACCTCGATGATTTTTTACTGTGCCTGCCCGCGCCAGGCCCGGAACATCAGCTCCGCCCGGTGCCAGTCTTCCAGGGTGTCGATGTCCTGCACCTGGTGGCGCGGCAAAAGGACGGAGACCGCCTTTTCGGAAAAGATCTTCTCCTCGGCGATCCAGGCATCGGCGCTCCCCCAGTAGAACTGCCCCGCGTCGTGGAAGGCCTCTTCGAGGTCCTGGGAGCGGGTCCCGAACTGGGCGGGGTCGAACATGCCGACCCGGCCGTTGCCGTCGATACGGATGGCGCGCTGGATCGGAAAGGGATAGCTGGTGACCGAGAAGGCGTAGGAGCAGCCTGCCTCCCGGATCAGGTCGAGGCCGCGCTTTAAATCGGCCGGGGTCACGAAGGGGGCGGTGGCGTAGATGCAACAGGCGTACTCGGGGCGCTCCCCTTCGTTCGCCACCCACTCGACGGCGTGCCGGATCACGGGAATAGTGCCGGTGTGGTCGTCGCTAAGCTCGGCAGGACGCAGGAAGGGAACCTCCGCCCCGAACTTCCGCGCCACCTCGGCGATCTCGGCGTCGTCGGTGGAAACCAGCACCCGGCTGAAGCAGCCGCTGGCAAGCGCCGCCTCGATGGACCAGGCGATCATCGGCTTGCCGCAGAACTCCTTGATGTTCTTGCGGGGGATGCGCTTGCTGCCGCCCCGGGCGGGGATGATGGCTACGTTCACGACAGCGCCTCTTTGAGCGCGGCGACCACCCGGTCCTGCTGCTCGTCGGAGAGGCTGGAGAACATGGGGAGGCTGATCGCCTCGGCGTAGTAGCGCTCGGACTCGGGGAAGTCGCCGGGCTTAAAGCCCAGGCGCCGGTAGTAAGGCTGGGTGTGCACCGGGATGTAGTGCAGGTTGACCAGGATCCCCTGCGCACGCAGCGACTCGAACACCTCGCGGTGGCTCTTGCCGATCTGATCCAGTTTGAGCCGGATCACGTACAGGTGAAGGCCCGAGTAGCTGTCGGCGTGTTGGTAGGGGGTGACCACCGGGAACCGGGCCAGCAGTTCGTCGTAGCGCGCCGCCAGGCGGTGCCGCGCCGCCACGAACTCGTCCAGGCGGGTCATCTGGGACAGGCCGAGTGCGGCCTGCAGGTCGGTGATGCGGTAGTTGAAGCCGAGCTCGATCTGCTGGTAATACCAGGGGCCGTCGCTCTCCCACTCCATGAAGGCGGGGTCGCGGGTGATGCCGTGGCTTCTCAGGCGGATCAGGCGATCGTAGAGGTCCTTGCGGTTGGTGAGCACCATGCCCCCTTCCGCCGTGGTGATGATCTTCACCGGGTGGAAGCTGAACACGGTCATGTCGGAGAAGCGGCAGCCGCCGATCGCCTCCCCTTGGTACTTGCCGCCGATGGCGTGGGAGGCGTCCTCGATGACCGAGAAGCCGTACTCGCGGGAGAGCGCGGCGATCCGTTCCATCTCGCAGGGCTGCCCCGAGAAGTGCACCGGGATCACCACCTTG
It encodes the following:
- the pseC gene encoding UDP-4-amino-4,6-dideoxy-N-acetyl-beta-L-altrosamine transaminase; translation: MKQAPIPYGRQSISEADIQAVVDVLRSDWLTQGPSIERFEQAVAQYCGAKYAVAVNSATSALHIACLAADLGEGDTLWTTPNTFVASANCGLYCGAGVDFVDIDPRTYNLSAAELEKKLVQAKAAAKLPKVVIPVHFSGQPCEMERIAALSREYGFSVIEDASHAIGGKYQGEAIGGCRFSDMTVFSFHPVKIITTAEGGMVLTNRKDLYDRLIRLRSHGITRDPAFMEWESDGPWYYQQIELGFNYRITDLQAALGLSQMTRLDEFVAARHRLAARYDELLARFPVVTPYQHADSYSGLHLYVIRLKLDQIGKSHREVFESLRAQGILVNLHYIPVHTQPYYRRLGFKPGDFPESERYYAEAISLPMFSSLSDEQQDRVVAALKEALS
- the pseH gene encoding UDP-4-amino-4,6-dideoxy-N-acetyl-beta-L-altrosamine N-acetyltransferase, translating into MRPEEFNLRPIEERDLDLVLSWRNSERVRSYMYTDHLIAPEEHRAWFARTRDAEFPATLIFEYQGRPVGLKSFNQIDRHSNRCHWGFYLGDVELPRGCGTVMGFLAQEYIFEKQGFRKLCAEAFAFNDGSIKYHTRLGFAQEGRLVQHVLKNGRYEDVVVFGTFKENWLANKEALAAKIFREGAAQ
- a CDS encoding capsular biosynthesis protein, with translation MILQKIMDQYKDEIEFLLHVGDKDSDLKASSMTRMTRTKAVGKTHVMDGQKFNGLLHSVITRDDFEKDISIFIDHLHRRDEKFCYKSHNLACMQDYLDYYYILFDVMAEKVIENNITHMLFFNVPHLAYDTILYQIGKSLGLKIVIVTQSLFPNKYFSMPSMDAYGGFEPKQHQAPPAHIEKNKEIDLFYMKNVKQEQGQTGKITTKAIGHILSFLAIKKPSYLLNPVKLYDILKRTNDIYRRLPKWRDPFARFFHVNELEYFEHIIQYEKAEYDLDVPFVYFPLQLQPEMTTSALGGYFRDQALAIECLASILPENVKIYVKENPKQGAYNRGPLFYHRLRRIKNVVILPSFANTHTLTDRSLFVCTITGTVGWEALIKGKKALIFGNTWYQSFPGVFKYGDATSYDEIVNYKIDHAELEQAFGALLSKCHDGVVDRHYTKLVPDYNAEKNDEGVCPLLMDLLRGKGEFTFTPRLG
- the pseI gene encoding pseudaminic acid synthase, with protein sequence MSSIQIGGRFIGPDHAPFIIAEMSGNHNQSLERALEIVEAAAASGAHALKLQTYTADTMTLDIKEGEFFIEDPKSLWKGRSLYDLYQEAHTPWEWHKPIFDRCRELGLICFSTPFDASSVEFLEELDAPCYKIASFENTDLPLIRKVAATGKPVIISTGMASLAELDETVRAAREAGCRDLVLLKCTSTYPSTPENTNARTIPHLRDLFDCEIGLSDHSMGVGVSVAAVALGATVIEKHFTLRRADGGVDSTFSLEPEELKSLVVETERAWQSLGTISYGPTEKEKKSLVFRRSLYVVEDVKAGEPFTEKNVRAIRPGNGLPTKYLETFLGKRAAVDIRRGTPLSFDLLGGL
- a CDS encoding NAD-dependent epimerase, giving the protein MRKMLVTGAAGFIGFHLSKRLLAAGVEVVGLDNLNDYYDVNLKYGRLKQLEETPGFRFVKMELSDRDGMADLFKREQFDVVVNLAAQAGVRYSLINPYAYVDSNLSGFMNILEGCRHNGVKHLVYASSSSVYGANTVMPFSVHHNVDHPVSLYAATKKANELMAHTYSSLYGIPTTGLRFFTVYGPWGRPDMALFLFTKAILEGRPIDVFNYGKMQRDFTFVDDIVEGVTRVIDNVPAKDSTWSGAHPDPGTSYAPYKIYNIGNNNPVELLRFIEVLEKALGKEAQKNLLPIQAGDVPATYADVDDLMRDVGFRPATSIEDGINRFVAWYREFYGL
- the pseF gene encoding pseudaminic acid cytidylyltransferase, producing the protein MNVAIIPARGGSKRIPRKNIKEFCGKPMIAWSIEAALASGCFSRVLVSTDDAEIAEVARKFGAEVPFLRPAELSDDHTGTIPVIRHAVEWVANEGERPEYACCIYATAPFVTPADLKRGLDLIREAGCSYAFSVTSYPFPIQRAIRIDGNGRVGMFDPAQFGTRSQDLEEAFHDAGQFYWGSADAWIAEEKIFSEKAVSVLLPRHQVQDIDTLEDWHRAELMFRAWRGQAQ